The window AAGCAGAAGTGTGATATTAATAAAACGGGAAACAAAAAGATCGTTCTCAAGGACTGGGAGAAGATTATTTACGAACTGCTGGAAGGGGATACCAATCCAACAGTGACAAGAGTTCCAGGTATGTCCTCAAATTATATTCGCGATTTATTTTCTTGAACGGGTTTATAAAGGTTGTAGAGGTATTTTGTGTACCAACAGTCCGGATTTTAAGGATACGATATTTCTATTCATTGTTACTTTAGGCCAATATGAACTTCACCCAGGCCTTTGGTTCACTGTACCCGGGTTTGAATCCTGGGATGTTAgctgcattttattcattaattGAATGTGAGGAAACTATATACAACTCTAAATTATATAGGTGACTTAAAacgaattttcattttttcttaggAGCAACTGTGGTTGGAGTAGATCTGGATGTATGGCAGGAAGTAGAACCAGACAACCTTCCTCCACCTATagtggaagtagtagtagtagaggaagGGGAAGAAGGAGGCATCCCTAAAGAAGTCGTGAACTCCCCACCTATATCCACCCCTAAAAGGAAACGAAGTATTTTCGAGGAATACGAGACGGAAGAGACAAGAAATTTCACTAACGTTGAACTTCAGCGCTTGGTGCTACTAAAACAATTAAGAGTGTTGGACTTGAAGGAAAAAAAGTTGAAATCTCAAATTGTGGAATAACAAACTTGtattgtttttttaaaatataacttgTTTTGCTTACATGTTTGATATTTGGTAGTGAACAATAAGCAAGAGTGACA is drawn from Anabrus simplex isolate iqAnaSimp1 chromosome 1, ASM4041472v1, whole genome shotgun sequence and contains these coding sequences:
- the LOC137498162 gene encoding uncharacterized protein, with translation METVSPLTFASILREHAVLFSKSQLPAVRKEKSESLEAVQKKLQAMCGKNLETTTITKKINNMKMRVKQKCDINKTGNKKIVLKDWEKIIYELLEGDTNPTVTRVPGATVVGVDLDVWQEVEPDNLPPPIVEVVVVEEGEEGGIPKEVVNSPPISTPKRKRSIFEEYETEETRNFTNVELQRLVLLKQLRVLDLKEKKLKSQIVE